A genomic stretch from Oreochromis aureus strain Israel breed Guangdong linkage group 17, ZZ_aureus, whole genome shotgun sequence includes:
- the ptprc gene encoding LOW QUALITY PROTEIN: receptor-type tyrosine-protein phosphatase C (The sequence of the model RefSeq protein was modified relative to this genomic sequence to represent the inferred CDS: deleted 2 bases in 1 codon) yields the protein MAGLWGLKILLFWAGIIGLAYSQVPTTSSPPSTTTSPVTDTPVATSPPSTSANPVINQSVSSSPPLTVNPSTVTASTSTAPASTAPASTAPTATIKVIPTTNSSVSLTNNSSSQLNSSFQESTSTTKSASTPPPITSKEISPTSNTSSIQPASQANSSPTQTSPPGTPPSTTVTATTKASQPQNCSYTVTYNNISGVQIEIKPSRNYTLTVFEEGRPQTGKKIQTDHLKQIPVGKTGHLKPCTDYSLSVSFINDAGNEIFCNSTENKFRTDPMSKGDVKETSCIPGYVCYGSDWDISSSISTPNKHLVKQCRNDSQTVCVRPANEDICSDLNVTFTSGSCVNSSFSFTKSISVDFLNPSEIQQIEPTGLPAEITTTLPKCKTSQLVTPVQVSANLTKKHNPDVVKLSELEPFTDYNCTGLILQNNTSINKTTPSVQVRVVCDLTITYTKNDSTSTSIEFSWTTTSKNCQQELPNFHKLSYDCSCQKHSPKPAPAAVTQLKLHVHDHNTIKVSWHRPSTFNGPEEKYIIQLKTADDKEVRKKGTQSCTKCEVEFKDLSYSTTYKVKVTAHNGHYESDPEINQISTFYNDKAVIGFLVFLIILTSVALLFVIYKIYILKRRKHQDSGENIHLISTTNDEENLLLVEPIAAEVLLETYKRKLADEGRLFLAEFQSIPRIFSRYTVKEAKKSCNSVKNRYVDILPYDYNRVQLTTGNGEPGCDYINASFIDGFKESKKYIAAQGPKEETINDFWRMIWEQQSSIIVMVTRCEEGNRVKCAQYWPSPDRETELYEEFIVKLNSEDHYPDYTIRRLSLTNKREKNSEREVTHIQFMSWPDHGVPGEPHLLLKLRRRVNAFKNFFSGPIVVHCSAGVGRTGTYIGIDAMMEGLEAEGRVDIYGYVVRLRRQRCLMVQVEAQYILIHQALLEHNQFGETEISLSELHSAMNTLKEKNLDNEPTLMEEEFERLPTFKNWRTFNTGVTEENKQKNRTSSVIPYDFNRVFLKLDEGRSQDSDPDEDEEEEDSSDEEDEDSTQYINASHITGYWGCRAFIVAQTPLADTMGDFWSMIHQKKVYTVVMLSDSSEGDTDCIYWDKEKKSFGEIEVEVTSTDNSPNFIRRTMQIRHAKRKDRREINHFQFLKWTNKEVPEKPQDLTDMIKDIKQNCGTSKSQRNNPIVVHCDDGSSRSGVFCALWNVLDNAESEKLVDVFQVVKTLRKERQRMVSSLEQYQFIYDAVEAVFPVQNGEVKPVQASAADSVQIVNETKAAEQKDEVKAEEPASTTSNDQQAAAESTPLVSDGDKEEKKEEAEKEAPPTETTPLDDTSNGPTVTVEV from the exons ATGGCAGGTCTTTGGGGTCTGAAGATCCTGCTGTTCTGGGCCGGGATCATCGGTTTGGCCTACT CTCAAGTCCCCACAA CCTCCTCACCTCCAAGCACGACCACAAGTCCTGTAACAGACACGCCGGTCGCCACCTCACCTCCAAGCACGAGTGCAAATCCCGTAATAAACCAGTCAGTCTCCTCCTCACCTCCACTCACTGTGAATCCTTCCACGGTCACAGCATCTACTTCCACAGCACCTGCTTCCACAGCACCTGCTTCCACAGCACCTACTGCCACAATCAAAGTCATTCCAACTAC CAATTCTTCAGTTAGTTTGACAAATAACTCCTCCTCTCAATTAAATTCTTCATTTCAAGAATCCACTTCAACTACTAAATCTG CAAGCACTCCTCCTCCAATCACCTCGAAAGAGATCTCACCCACATCCAATACATCCAGCATCCAACCAGCCTCTCAGGCAAACAGCTCTCCCACCCAGACCTCACCTCCAGGCACTCCGCCCAGCACCACAGTGACAGCTACAACCAAAG CCTCTCAGCCTCAAAACT GTTCTTACACCGTCACATACAACAACATCTCTGGTGTGCAGATTGAAATAAAACCCTCTCGTAACTACACACTGACTGTTTTTGAAGaaggacgaccacagactggaAAGAAAATCCAAACTGATCACTTAAAGCAAATCCCAGTGGGGAAAACTGGACACCTGAAGCCGTGCACTGATTACAGTCTTAGTGTTTCATTTATTAATGATGCTGGAAATGAAATATTCTGTAACTCTACGGAAAATAAATTTAGAACAGATCCAATGA GTAAAGGAGACGTTAAAGAAACCAGCTGCATCCCTGGATATGTTTGTTATGGAAGTGACTGGGACATCAGCTCTTCAATATCAACaccaaataaacatttagttaaACAGTGTAGAAATGACAGTCAAACAGTCTGTGTCAGACCTGCTAACGAGGACATTTGCTCAGATTTGAACGTAACCTTTACTTCAGGAAGCTGTGTGAATTCTTCCTTTAGCTTCACCAAAAGCATCAGTGTTG ATTTCTTAAATCCCAGTGAAATACAGCAGATTGAACCCACTGGACTTCCTGCAGAAATAACCACAACATTACCAAAGTGTAAAACCTCTCAGTTAGTTACACCTGTTCAGGTAAGTGCAAACCTTACGA AAAAACACAACCCTGATGTTGTGAAACTGTCTGAGCTGGAGCCGTTCACAGACTACAACTGTACTGGTCTGATCTTACAGAACAACACCAGCATAAATAAGACGACTCCATCTGTCCAAGTCAGGGTTGTTTGTG ATCTTACAATAACCTACACAAAGAATGATTCAACCAGTACTTCCATTGAGTTCAGCTGGACAACAACCAGTAAGAACTGTCAACAGGAGCTTCCCAACTTTCATAAGCTTTCTTATGACTGCAGTTGTCAGAAACACAGTCCAAAACCAG CACCTGCTGCAGTCACTCAGCTGAAATTACATGTTCACGATCATAATACGATCAAAGTGAGCTGGCACAGACCCTCTACATTCAACGGACCTGAGGAAAAATACATAATACAACTAAAAACAGCTGATGATAAGGAAGTGAGAAAGAAGGGGACGCAGAGTTGTACAAAATGTGAAGTTGAATTCAAAGATCTGAGCTACTCTACGACCTACAAAGTGAAG GTGACGGCTCACAACGGACACTATGAGAGTGACcctgaaataaaccaaatcaGCACTTTCT ACAACGACAAAGCTGTTATTGGGTTTCTGGTCttcctcatcatcctcacgTCTGTGGCTCTGCTTTTTGTCATCTATAAGATCTACATTTTAAAACGCAGAAAGCACCA GGACTCGGGTGAAAATATTCATCTTATTTCAACAACAA ATGATGAAGAAAACCTGTTGCTTGTTGAGCCCATCGCAGCAGAGGTCCTGCTGGAAACCTACAAGAGGAAGCTCGCTGATGAGGGGAGACTTTTCCTGGCTGAGTTTCAG AGCATCCCCAGAATTTTCTCAAGATACACGGTGAAAGAGGCCAAGAAGTCCTGCAATTCTGTCAAGAACCGCTACGTGGACATTTTGCCCT ATGATTATAACCGTGTGCAGCTAACCACAGGAAATGGGGAGCCAGGATGCGACTACATCAACGCCAGCTTCATTGAC GGATTCAAAGAGTCCAAAAAGTACATCGCAGCTCAAG GACCAAAGGAAGAAACTATAAATGACTTCTGGaggatgatctgggaacaacagtCCTCAATCATCGTCATGGTAACACGATGTGAGGAGGGAAACAGG GTCAAGTGTGCTCAGTACTGGCCGTCTCCTGACCGAGAGACTGAGCTCTACGAGGAGTTTATTGTGAAGCTGAACTCAGAGGACCACTACCCAGATTACACCATCCGCCGTCTCAGCCTGACAAAC AAGAGAGAGAAGAACTCAGAGAGGGAGGTGACCCACATCCAGTTCATGAGTTGGCCCGACCACGGAGTCCCCGGGGAGCCACACCTCCTCCTGAAACTGAGGCGGCGCGTCAACGCCTTCAAGAATTTCTTCAGTGGGCCGATCGTTGTTCACTGCAG TGCGGGAGTCGGCAGGACAGGAACCTACATTGGCATCGATGCCATGATGGAAGGTCTGGAGGCAGAAGGCAGAGTGGACATCTACGGTTACGTGGTCAGACTCCGCAGACAGAGATGCCTCATGGTCCAAGTCGAG GCCCAGTACATCCTGATTCACCAGGCCCTGCTGGAGCACAACCAGTTTGGAGAGACAGAGATCAGCCTGTCTGAGCTGCACAGCGCAATGAACACGCTCAAAGAGAAAAACTTAGACAACGAGCCCACGCTCATGGAGGAGGAGTTTGAG AGACTCCCCACCTTTAAAAACTGGAGGACGTTCAACACAGGAGTGACcgaagaaaacaagcagaagaatcGTACTTCGTCGGTCATCCCCT ATGACTTCAACCGAGTGTTCCTGAAGCTGGATGAAGGACGAAGTCAGGACAGTGACCCTgacgaggatgaggaggaggaagattcttcagatgaagaggatgaagacTCCACTCAATACATCAACGCCTCGCACATCACG GGATACTGGGGCTGCCGTGCCTTCATAGTGGCGCAGACCCCACTGGCAGACACCATGGGCGACTTCTGGTCGATGATTCACCAGAAGAAAGTTTATACTGTTGTCATGCTTTCAGACAGCAGTGAAGGAGACACG GACTGTATTTACTGGGACAAAGAGAAGAAGAGTTTTGGGGAGATTGAGGTGGAGGTGACGAGCACAGACAACTCGCCAAATTTCATCAGACGCACCATGCAGATCCGCCACGCCAAG AGGAAAGACAGACGGGAGATAAACCATTTCCAGTTCCTGAAGTGGACGAACAAAGAGGTGCCAGAGAAACCTCAAGACCTCACAGACATGATCAAGGACATCAAGCAAAACTGCGGCACCAGCAAATCACAGAGGAACAATCCCATAGTGGTCCACTGCGA TGACGGCTCGTCCCGCTCGGGGGTTTTCTGCGCCCTGTGGAACGTGCTGGACAACGCTGAGAGCGAGAAGCTGGTGGATGTTTTCCAAGTGGTCAAAACGCTGCGCAAAGAGAGACAGCGCATGGTCTCCAGCCTG GAGCAATACCAGTTTATATATGATGCCGTGGAGGCTGTGTTCCCCGTTCAAAACGGGGAAGTGAAACCGGTGCAGGCCTCCGCGGCCGACTCGGTGCAGATCGTCAACGAGACGAAAGCGGCCGAGCAGAAAGACGAAGTCAAGGCTGAGGAGCCAGCCAGCACTACCAGCAATGACCAGCAGGCGGCAGCAGAGAGCACTCCTCTGGTGTCTGACGGAgacaaagaagagaagaaagaggaGGCGGAGAAAGAGGCCCCACCCACGGAGACCACGCCGCTGGATGACACCAGCAACGGTCCCACTGTCACGGTGGAGGTGTGA